The following proteins come from a genomic window of Ailuropoda melanoleuca isolate Jingjing chromosome 2, ASM200744v2, whole genome shotgun sequence:
- the PRKAG3 gene encoding 5'-AMP-activated protein kinase subunit gamma-3 isoform X3, which yields MEHALRRNPSWSRLGGPEPQEMSFLEQGENTPWPSPAMTTGSERSHGKQGAKASRWTRQEALKEGELPGLGEDPTDPQARPPAEYIGLEVTFPKATHLSQAAPLAQVGSPPAEWDILPPDDAASASGSSTDDLELNMESPATAAWGYELGMVEERPALCPSPWALFPRPGWDDELQKPGAQVYMHFMQEHTCYDAMATSSKLVIFDTTLEIKKAFFALVANGIRAAPLWDSKKQSFVGMLTITDFILVLHRYYRSPLVQIYEIEEHKIETWREIYLQGCFKPLVSISPNSSLFEAVYTLIKNRIHRLPVLDPVSGAVLHILTHKRLLKFLHIFGSLLPQPSFLSRTIQDLGIGTFRDLAVVLDTAPILTALDIFVDRRVSALPVVNEAGQVVGLYSRFDVIHLAAQQTYNHLDVSVGEALRQRTLCLEGVLSCQPHESLGEVIDRIAREQVHRLVLVDENQHLLGVVSLSDILQALVLSPAGIDALGA from the exons ATGGAGCACGCGCTGCGCCGG AACCCATCCTGGAGCCGCCTGGGGGGACCTGAGCCTCAAG AGATGAGCTTCCTAGAACAAGGAGAGAACACTCCATGGCCATCACCGGCCATGACCACTGGCTCAGAGAGAAGCCATGGGAAACAGGGGGCCAAGGCCTCGAGATGGACAAGGCAGGAGGCCTTGAAGGAAGGGGAGCTGCCGGGTCTGGGGGAAG ATCCAACAGATCCCCAGGCCAGGCCACCTGCTGAGTACATCGGGCTGGAGGTCACATTCCCCAAGGCCACACATTTGTCCCAAGCTGCTCCCTTGGCCCAGGTGGGCTCCCCACCTGCCGAGTGGGACATTCTCCCCCCTGACGACGCAGCCTCAGCCTCGGGCTCCAGCACAGATGATCTGGAGCTGAACATGGAGTCCCCAGCCACAGCGGCCTGGGGGTATGAGCTGGGCATGGTGGAAGAGAGGCCGGCCCTGTGCCCCTCCCCGTGGGCCCTGTttcccaggccaggctgggacGATGAGCTGCAGAAGCCGGGGGCCCAGGTCTACATGCACTTCATGCAGGAGCACACCTGCTACGATGCCATGGCGACCAGCTCCAAGCTGGTCATCTTCGACACCACGCTGGAG ATCAAGAAGGCCTTCTTTGCCCTCGTGGCCAACGGCATCCGGGCAGCCCCTCTGTGGGACAGCAAGAAGCAGAGCTTCGTGG GGATGCTTACCATCACGGATTTCATCTTGGTGCTGCACCGTTATTACAGGTCCCCGCTG GTGCAGATCTATGAGATTGAAGAACATAAGATTGAGACCTGGAGAG AGATCTACCTTCAAGGCTGCTTCAAGCCCCTGGTCTCCATTTCTCCCAACAGCAG CCTGTTTGAAGCTGTCTACACCCTCATCAAGAACCGGATCCACCGCCTGCCGGTCCTGGACCCGGTCTCGGGCGCCGTGCTCCACATCCTTACACACAAGCGACTGCTTAAGTTCCTGCATATCTTT ggctccctgctgccccagccctccttcctctcccgcACCATCCAAGACCTGGGCATCGGTACGTTCCGAGACTTGGCCGTGGTGCTGGACACGGCGCCCATCCTGACGGCACTGGACATCTTCGTGGACCGGCGCGTGTCTGCGTTGCCTGTGGTCAATGAAGCTG gacaGGTCGTGGGCCTCTACTCCCGCTTTGATGTGATT cacctGGCTGCCCAGCAAACCTACAACCACCTAGACGTTAGTGTGGGAGAAGCACTGAGGCAGAGGACACTGTGTCTGGAGGGAGTCCTTTCCTGCCAGCCCCACGAGAGCCTGGGGGAAGTCATCGACCGGATTGCCCGGGAGCAG GTACACCGGCTGGTGCTAGTGGACGAGAACCAGCATCTCCTGGGTGTGGTGTCACTCTCCGACATCCTTCAGGCGCTGGTGCTCAGCCCTGCTGGCATCGACGCCCTCGGTGCCTGA
- the PRKAG3 gene encoding 5'-AMP-activated protein kinase subunit gamma-3 isoform X2 encodes MHAHAHAVGKEAPCGLGMWDMFPPLRTFFSPQNPSWSRLGGPEPQEMSFLEQGENTPWPSPAMTTGSERSHGKQGAKASRWTRQEALKEGELPGLGEDPTDPQARPPAEYIGLEVTFPKATHLSQAAPLAQVGSPPAEWDILPPDDAASASGSSTDDLELNMESPATAAWGYELGMVEERPALCPSPWALFPRPGWDDELQKPGAQVYMHFMQEHTCYDAMATSSKLVIFDTTLEIKKAFFALVANGIRAAPLWDSKKQSFVGMLTITDFILVLHRYYRSPLVQIYEIEEHKIETWREIYLQGCFKPLVSISPNSSLFEAVYTLIKNRIHRLPVLDPVSGAVLHILTHKRLLKFLHIFGSLLPQPSFLSRTIQDLGIGTFRDLAVVLDTAPILTALDIFVDRRVSALPVVNEAGQVVGLYSRFDVIHLAAQQTYNHLDVSVGEALRQRTLCLEGVLSCQPHESLGEVIDRIAREQVHRLVLVDENQHLLGVVSLSDILQALVLSPAGIDALGA; translated from the exons atgcatgcacacgcacacgcggTGGGAAAAGAGGCTCCCTGTGGTTTGGGAATGTGGGACATGTTCCCACCCCTTCGGACCTTCTTCTCCCCACAGAACCCATCCTGGAGCCGCCTGGGGGGACCTGAGCCTCAAG AGATGAGCTTCCTAGAACAAGGAGAGAACACTCCATGGCCATCACCGGCCATGACCACTGGCTCAGAGAGAAGCCATGGGAAACAGGGGGCCAAGGCCTCGAGATGGACAAGGCAGGAGGCCTTGAAGGAAGGGGAGCTGCCGGGTCTGGGGGAAG ATCCAACAGATCCCCAGGCCAGGCCACCTGCTGAGTACATCGGGCTGGAGGTCACATTCCCCAAGGCCACACATTTGTCCCAAGCTGCTCCCTTGGCCCAGGTGGGCTCCCCACCTGCCGAGTGGGACATTCTCCCCCCTGACGACGCAGCCTCAGCCTCGGGCTCCAGCACAGATGATCTGGAGCTGAACATGGAGTCCCCAGCCACAGCGGCCTGGGGGTATGAGCTGGGCATGGTGGAAGAGAGGCCGGCCCTGTGCCCCTCCCCGTGGGCCCTGTttcccaggccaggctgggacGATGAGCTGCAGAAGCCGGGGGCCCAGGTCTACATGCACTTCATGCAGGAGCACACCTGCTACGATGCCATGGCGACCAGCTCCAAGCTGGTCATCTTCGACACCACGCTGGAG ATCAAGAAGGCCTTCTTTGCCCTCGTGGCCAACGGCATCCGGGCAGCCCCTCTGTGGGACAGCAAGAAGCAGAGCTTCGTGG GGATGCTTACCATCACGGATTTCATCTTGGTGCTGCACCGTTATTACAGGTCCCCGCTG GTGCAGATCTATGAGATTGAAGAACATAAGATTGAGACCTGGAGAG AGATCTACCTTCAAGGCTGCTTCAAGCCCCTGGTCTCCATTTCTCCCAACAGCAG CCTGTTTGAAGCTGTCTACACCCTCATCAAGAACCGGATCCACCGCCTGCCGGTCCTGGACCCGGTCTCGGGCGCCGTGCTCCACATCCTTACACACAAGCGACTGCTTAAGTTCCTGCATATCTTT ggctccctgctgccccagccctccttcctctcccgcACCATCCAAGACCTGGGCATCGGTACGTTCCGAGACTTGGCCGTGGTGCTGGACACGGCGCCCATCCTGACGGCACTGGACATCTTCGTGGACCGGCGCGTGTCTGCGTTGCCTGTGGTCAATGAAGCTG gacaGGTCGTGGGCCTCTACTCCCGCTTTGATGTGATT cacctGGCTGCCCAGCAAACCTACAACCACCTAGACGTTAGTGTGGGAGAAGCACTGAGGCAGAGGACACTGTGTCTGGAGGGAGTCCTTTCCTGCCAGCCCCACGAGAGCCTGGGGGAAGTCATCGACCGGATTGCCCGGGAGCAG GTACACCGGCTGGTGCTAGTGGACGAGAACCAGCATCTCCTGGGTGTGGTGTCACTCTCCGACATCCTTCAGGCGCTGGTGCTCAGCCCTGCTGGCATCGACGCCCTCGGTGCCTGA
- the PRKAG3 gene encoding 5'-AMP-activated protein kinase subunit gamma-3 isoform X1 — protein sequence MHTHTRWEKRLPVVWECGTCSHPFGPSSPHRTHPGAAWGDLSLKAPFPLPEMSFLEQGENTPWPSPAMTTGSERSHGKQGAKASRWTRQEALKEGELPGLGEDPTDPQARPPAEYIGLEVTFPKATHLSQAAPLAQVGSPPAEWDILPPDDAASASGSSTDDLELNMESPATAAWGYELGMVEERPALCPSPWALFPRPGWDDELQKPGAQVYMHFMQEHTCYDAMATSSKLVIFDTTLEIKKAFFALVANGIRAAPLWDSKKQSFVGMLTITDFILVLHRYYRSPLVQIYEIEEHKIETWREIYLQGCFKPLVSISPNSSLFEAVYTLIKNRIHRLPVLDPVSGAVLHILTHKRLLKFLHIFGSLLPQPSFLSRTIQDLGIGTFRDLAVVLDTAPILTALDIFVDRRVSALPVVNEAGQVVGLYSRFDVIHLAAQQTYNHLDVSVGEALRQRTLCLEGVLSCQPHESLGEVIDRIAREQVHRLVLVDENQHLLGVVSLSDILQALVLSPAGIDALGA from the exons atgcacacgcacacgcggTGGGAAAAGAGGCTCCCTGTGGTTTGGGAATGTGGGACATGTTCCCACCCCTTCGGACCTTCTTCTCCCCACAGAACCCATCCTGGAGCCGCCTGGGGGGACCTGAGCCTCAAG GCCCCATTCCCCCTTCCAGAGATGAGCTTCCTAGAACAAGGAGAGAACACTCCATGGCCATCACCGGCCATGACCACTGGCTCAGAGAGAAGCCATGGGAAACAGGGGGCCAAGGCCTCGAGATGGACAAGGCAGGAGGCCTTGAAGGAAGGGGAGCTGCCGGGTCTGGGGGAAG ATCCAACAGATCCCCAGGCCAGGCCACCTGCTGAGTACATCGGGCTGGAGGTCACATTCCCCAAGGCCACACATTTGTCCCAAGCTGCTCCCTTGGCCCAGGTGGGCTCCCCACCTGCCGAGTGGGACATTCTCCCCCCTGACGACGCAGCCTCAGCCTCGGGCTCCAGCACAGATGATCTGGAGCTGAACATGGAGTCCCCAGCCACAGCGGCCTGGGGGTATGAGCTGGGCATGGTGGAAGAGAGGCCGGCCCTGTGCCCCTCCCCGTGGGCCCTGTttcccaggccaggctgggacGATGAGCTGCAGAAGCCGGGGGCCCAGGTCTACATGCACTTCATGCAGGAGCACACCTGCTACGATGCCATGGCGACCAGCTCCAAGCTGGTCATCTTCGACACCACGCTGGAG ATCAAGAAGGCCTTCTTTGCCCTCGTGGCCAACGGCATCCGGGCAGCCCCTCTGTGGGACAGCAAGAAGCAGAGCTTCGTGG GGATGCTTACCATCACGGATTTCATCTTGGTGCTGCACCGTTATTACAGGTCCCCGCTG GTGCAGATCTATGAGATTGAAGAACATAAGATTGAGACCTGGAGAG AGATCTACCTTCAAGGCTGCTTCAAGCCCCTGGTCTCCATTTCTCCCAACAGCAG CCTGTTTGAAGCTGTCTACACCCTCATCAAGAACCGGATCCACCGCCTGCCGGTCCTGGACCCGGTCTCGGGCGCCGTGCTCCACATCCTTACACACAAGCGACTGCTTAAGTTCCTGCATATCTTT ggctccctgctgccccagccctccttcctctcccgcACCATCCAAGACCTGGGCATCGGTACGTTCCGAGACTTGGCCGTGGTGCTGGACACGGCGCCCATCCTGACGGCACTGGACATCTTCGTGGACCGGCGCGTGTCTGCGTTGCCTGTGGTCAATGAAGCTG gacaGGTCGTGGGCCTCTACTCCCGCTTTGATGTGATT cacctGGCTGCCCAGCAAACCTACAACCACCTAGACGTTAGTGTGGGAGAAGCACTGAGGCAGAGGACACTGTGTCTGGAGGGAGTCCTTTCCTGCCAGCCCCACGAGAGCCTGGGGGAAGTCATCGACCGGATTGCCCGGGAGCAG GTACACCGGCTGGTGCTAGTGGACGAGAACCAGCATCTCCTGGGTGTGGTGTCACTCTCCGACATCCTTCAGGCGCTGGTGCTCAGCCCTGCTGGCATCGACGCCCTCGGTGCCTGA
- the PRKAG3 gene encoding 5'-AMP-activated protein kinase subunit gamma-3 isoform X4 codes for MSFLEQGENTPWPSPAMTTGSERSHGKQGAKASRWTRQEALKEGELPGLGEDPTDPQARPPAEYIGLEVTFPKATHLSQAAPLAQVGSPPAEWDILPPDDAASASGSSTDDLELNMESPATAAWGYELGMVEERPALCPSPWALFPRPGWDDELQKPGAQVYMHFMQEHTCYDAMATSSKLVIFDTTLEIKKAFFALVANGIRAAPLWDSKKQSFVGMLTITDFILVLHRYYRSPLVQIYEIEEHKIETWREIYLQGCFKPLVSISPNSSLFEAVYTLIKNRIHRLPVLDPVSGAVLHILTHKRLLKFLHIFGSLLPQPSFLSRTIQDLGIGTFRDLAVVLDTAPILTALDIFVDRRVSALPVVNEAGQVVGLYSRFDVIHLAAQQTYNHLDVSVGEALRQRTLCLEGVLSCQPHESLGEVIDRIAREQVHRLVLVDENQHLLGVVSLSDILQALVLSPAGIDALGA; via the exons ATGAGCTTCCTAGAACAAGGAGAGAACACTCCATGGCCATCACCGGCCATGACCACTGGCTCAGAGAGAAGCCATGGGAAACAGGGGGCCAAGGCCTCGAGATGGACAAGGCAGGAGGCCTTGAAGGAAGGGGAGCTGCCGGGTCTGGGGGAAG ATCCAACAGATCCCCAGGCCAGGCCACCTGCTGAGTACATCGGGCTGGAGGTCACATTCCCCAAGGCCACACATTTGTCCCAAGCTGCTCCCTTGGCCCAGGTGGGCTCCCCACCTGCCGAGTGGGACATTCTCCCCCCTGACGACGCAGCCTCAGCCTCGGGCTCCAGCACAGATGATCTGGAGCTGAACATGGAGTCCCCAGCCACAGCGGCCTGGGGGTATGAGCTGGGCATGGTGGAAGAGAGGCCGGCCCTGTGCCCCTCCCCGTGGGCCCTGTttcccaggccaggctgggacGATGAGCTGCAGAAGCCGGGGGCCCAGGTCTACATGCACTTCATGCAGGAGCACACCTGCTACGATGCCATGGCGACCAGCTCCAAGCTGGTCATCTTCGACACCACGCTGGAG ATCAAGAAGGCCTTCTTTGCCCTCGTGGCCAACGGCATCCGGGCAGCCCCTCTGTGGGACAGCAAGAAGCAGAGCTTCGTGG GGATGCTTACCATCACGGATTTCATCTTGGTGCTGCACCGTTATTACAGGTCCCCGCTG GTGCAGATCTATGAGATTGAAGAACATAAGATTGAGACCTGGAGAG AGATCTACCTTCAAGGCTGCTTCAAGCCCCTGGTCTCCATTTCTCCCAACAGCAG CCTGTTTGAAGCTGTCTACACCCTCATCAAGAACCGGATCCACCGCCTGCCGGTCCTGGACCCGGTCTCGGGCGCCGTGCTCCACATCCTTACACACAAGCGACTGCTTAAGTTCCTGCATATCTTT ggctccctgctgccccagccctccttcctctcccgcACCATCCAAGACCTGGGCATCGGTACGTTCCGAGACTTGGCCGTGGTGCTGGACACGGCGCCCATCCTGACGGCACTGGACATCTTCGTGGACCGGCGCGTGTCTGCGTTGCCTGTGGTCAATGAAGCTG gacaGGTCGTGGGCCTCTACTCCCGCTTTGATGTGATT cacctGGCTGCCCAGCAAACCTACAACCACCTAGACGTTAGTGTGGGAGAAGCACTGAGGCAGAGGACACTGTGTCTGGAGGGAGTCCTTTCCTGCCAGCCCCACGAGAGCCTGGGGGAAGTCATCGACCGGATTGCCCGGGAGCAG GTACACCGGCTGGTGCTAGTGGACGAGAACCAGCATCTCCTGGGTGTGGTGTCACTCTCCGACATCCTTCAGGCGCTGGTGCTCAGCCCTGCTGGCATCGACGCCCTCGGTGCCTGA